Proteins encoded together in one Pirellulales bacterium window:
- a CDS encoding DciA family protein, whose product MAQPQKISEILAQVIARHGYARQSAAAVEAEVWARIAGRWSGQTRVGELKRGVLEIFAASNVAIMELGFEKSRLLAELAAALPQAKLKDLRFKVEPRK is encoded by the coding sequence ATGGCCCAACCGCAAAAGATCAGCGAAATTTTGGCCCAGGTGATTGCCCGCCACGGCTATGCCCGCCAATCCGCCGCGGCCGTCGAAGCGGAGGTTTGGGCGCGGATAGCGGGGCGGTGGTCGGGTCAAACCCGCGTGGGTGAGCTTAAACGGGGGGTGTTGGAGATTTTTGCCGCCAGTAATGTCGCGATCATGGAGCTAGGCTTTGAAAAGTCGCGGTTATTGGCGGAGTTGGCCGCGGCGCTTCCCCAGGCCAAACTGAAGGATTTGCGGTTCAAGGTGGAGCCGCGCAAATAA
- a CDS encoding DNA gyrase subunit B, protein MTAENTPDPVPQSLPSAQSGEYGADQMKHLSDLEHVRARAGMYIGDTSVRGMHHLVYEAVDNAIDEAMAGHAKEVLVTIHVDGSVSVSDDGRGIPVETHPGLSKELGREVSTLEGVMTVLKFGGKFDKQAYKTSGGLHGIGVKTVTFLSEWCQAEVRRDGHVYQQEYTRGKPTTDVRRIGKATGTGTKITFKPDPEVFHNIKYEYNILYNRLQQLAFLNRGVKITLTDERSKEQESFLYLRGIVEYVEFLNRASDALHAEPISIFREQDDVEVEVALQYTNEYTENVHSFVNNINTIEGGTHLVGFRTALTRTINAYGKKNELFKDITPTGEDIREGLTAVVSVRVPEPKFESQTKVKLNNGEVEGIVNTVVGEILAKFLEEYPKVAKLIVQKGIIAAEAREAARKAKQLLRDRKGVLSGGSLPGKLRDCTSRVVERCELYLVEGDSAGGSAEGGRLRDFQAILPLRGKIINAYKSREDKVLANEEVRSMIAAIGTGIGDDADLSRRRYNKIVIMTDADIDGSHIRTLLLTFFYRQMYHLVAGGHVYVAQPPLFRVRGKKETYYIQTNEEMKTRLLDLGLGDCSFQPGDGRQITGADLRKLCELLAGVEDALIALERRGISLRAHAQRLRDGKLPIYHLYLGKQEHWFYQRNELDEFVAAQEAQLGKELAVTENAPAEPGPGGEQPNTTGDGGGQTGSAAVAETNGAGPAVPPVNGTTETNGKSNGEVKGASTLHIVDLHEVRAINAALAELRTAGFDIQALIPQERTGREEPRYVLQRGEQQSGIEDLRGLLAAVRAAGEKGLTITRFKGLGEMNAEELRETTLDPQNRTLLKVSMEDAGAADSLFRVLMGDKVEPRREFIEKHALEVKNLDV, encoded by the coding sequence ATGACCGCAGAGAACACGCCCGATCCCGTACCGCAGTCCCTTCCGTCCGCTCAGTCGGGCGAATACGGCGCGGACCAAATGAAGCACCTGAGCGACTTAGAGCATGTCCGCGCCCGCGCGGGGATGTACATTGGCGATACCAGCGTCCGGGGGATGCACCACCTGGTATACGAGGCGGTGGATAACGCCATTGACGAAGCCATGGCCGGCCATGCCAAGGAAGTCCTGGTCACCATCCATGTCGATGGCAGCGTCAGCGTATCCGATGACGGCCGCGGCATCCCCGTCGAGACGCATCCCGGCCTGAGCAAAGAACTGGGCCGCGAGGTCAGCACGCTGGAAGGGGTGATGACTGTGCTAAAGTTTGGCGGCAAGTTCGACAAGCAAGCCTACAAAACCAGCGGCGGCCTGCACGGCATCGGCGTAAAAACCGTCACCTTTCTGAGCGAATGGTGCCAGGCGGAGGTCCGCCGCGATGGCCACGTCTATCAGCAAGAGTACACCCGTGGCAAGCCCACGACCGACGTCCGCCGCATTGGCAAGGCGACCGGCACCGGGACCAAAATCACGTTCAAGCCCGATCCCGAAGTCTTTCACAATATCAAGTACGAATACAACATTCTTTACAATCGCCTGCAGCAATTGGCGTTTCTCAATCGCGGGGTAAAAATCACCCTGACCGATGAGCGCTCCAAGGAACAAGAAAGCTTTTTGTATTTGCGCGGCATTGTGGAATACGTCGAATTTCTCAACCGCGCGAGCGACGCCCTGCACGCCGAGCCGATCTCGATCTTTCGGGAACAAGACGATGTCGAGGTCGAAGTCGCCCTGCAGTACACCAACGAATACACGGAAAATGTGCACAGCTTTGTCAATAACATCAACACGATCGAAGGGGGGACGCATTTGGTCGGTTTTCGCACGGCCCTGACCCGCACGATCAACGCCTATGGCAAAAAGAACGAACTGTTCAAGGATATCACCCCCACCGGGGAGGATATTCGCGAGGGTCTGACAGCCGTCGTCAGTGTCCGCGTCCCCGAGCCGAAGTTTGAATCCCAAACCAAGGTCAAACTGAACAATGGCGAAGTCGAAGGGATCGTCAACACGGTCGTCGGCGAAATTCTGGCCAAGTTCCTGGAGGAATACCCCAAAGTCGCCAAGCTGATCGTGCAAAAGGGAATCATCGCCGCCGAAGCGCGCGAAGCGGCCCGCAAGGCCAAGCAACTCCTTCGCGACCGCAAGGGAGTCCTCAGCGGCGGCAGCCTCCCCGGCAAACTGCGGGACTGCACCAGTCGCGTGGTCGAACGCTGCGAACTATACCTGGTCGAGGGGGATTCCGCCGGCGGATCGGCGGAAGGGGGGCGGTTGCGGGATTTTCAGGCCATACTGCCCCTCCGCGGTAAAATCATCAACGCCTACAAATCCCGCGAGGATAAAGTCCTGGCCAATGAGGAAGTCCGCAGCATGATCGCCGCCATCGGCACCGGCATCGGCGACGACGCCGACCTATCGCGCCGCCGCTACAACAAAATTGTCATCATGACCGACGCCGACATCGACGGCTCGCACATTCGCACGCTGCTCTTGACATTCTTTTACAGGCAAATGTACCACCTGGTTGCCGGCGGACACGTGTACGTCGCCCAACCCCCCCTCTTTCGCGTTCGCGGCAAAAAAGAAACCTACTACATCCAAACCAACGAGGAAATGAAAACCCGCCTGCTCGACCTGGGCCTGGGGGACTGTTCCTTTCAGCCGGGGGATGGGCGGCAAATCACCGGCGCCGACCTGCGTAAACTATGTGAACTATTAGCCGGGGTGGAGGATGCCTTGATCGCGCTGGAACGCCGGGGTATTAGCCTGCGGGCCCACGCGCAGCGGCTGCGGGATGGCAAATTGCCGATCTACCATTTGTACCTGGGCAAACAGGAACATTGGTTTTATCAGCGGAACGAGCTGGACGAATTTGTGGCCGCCCAAGAGGCGCAATTGGGCAAGGAACTGGCCGTGACCGAAAACGCCCCCGCCGAGCCGGGCCCCGGGGGAGAACAGCCTAATACCACGGGGGACGGGGGGGGACAAACTGGAAGTGCGGCTGTCGCGGAAACAAATGGCGCGGGACCGGCCGTCCCCCCCGTGAACGGAACGACCGAAACCAACGGCAAGTCCAATGGCGAGGTCAAAGGGGCCTCCACGCTGCATATCGTCGATCTGCACGAGGTGCGGGCCATCAACGCCGCCCTGGCGGAGCTGCGCACGGCCGGGTTTGACATTCAGGCGCTCATCCCGCAGGAACGGACCGGCCGGGAGGAACCCCGATATGTCCTGCAACGGGGCGAACAGCAAAGCGGGATCGAGGACCTGCGGGGACTATTGGCGGCGGTGCGGGCGGCCGGCGAAAAAGGCCTGACGATTACCCGCTTTAAGGGCTTAGGCGAAATGAACGCCGAGGAATTGCGTGAAACCACGCTCGATCCGCAGAACCGCACCCTGTTAAAGGTCAGCATGGAGGACGCCGGCGCGGCGGATTCGCTGTTCCGCGTGCTGATGGGGGACAAGGTCGAACCCCGCCGCGAATTCATCGAAAAGCATGCGCTCGAGGTCAAGAATTTGGACGTGTAG
- a CDS encoding phosphoribosyl-ATP diphosphatase: MPTPGEIIEQLMATIEARRANPPAKSYTTSLFQAGVPKICAKITEESAEVVEAASEPGDAGRAHLIYESVDLLYHLFVLWGHQGIRLEEVTAEMARRFGVSGLDEKAARGG; the protein is encoded by the coding sequence ATGCCTACTCCTGGCGAAATTATTGAACAATTGATGGCCACCATCGAGGCACGGCGGGCCAATCCGCCGGCCAAGTCGTACACGACCAGTCTGTTTCAAGCCGGGGTCCCCAAGATCTGCGCGAAAATCACGGAAGAGTCCGCCGAAGTGGTCGAGGCGGCCAGCGAGCCGGGTGACGCCGGCCGCGCGCATTTGATTTACGAATCGGTCGATTTGCTCTACCATCTGTTTGTGCTTTGGGGGCATCAGGGGATTCGCCTGGAAGAAGTCACGGCCGAAATGGCCCGGCGGTTTGGCGTCTCGGGCCTGGACGAAAAAGCCGCCCGGGGTGGGTAA